The Triticum aestivum cultivar Chinese Spring chromosome 6D, IWGSC CS RefSeq v2.1, whole genome shotgun sequence genomic sequence ATGTACGCCTGGCGTGTATACGGTGTAGGTACCATGATGTGCACTGATCACTGTACCATACACGTACGTAGGGTATATACGCGCGTGCCACCTTTTATTCCGTCGTGCTGATCGTACAGACTCTGCTTCAATAGGGTGGCTGCATGTGCCCTCATCAACGTACGTACACGGACTGTTGCCGTTCCATATCcatctctccatctctctctctagtCTCTGAAATctctctctcaagtctctctctccTGGCGAGAATCTGATCGTGGTCATCTTAGCACGTACACATGAATGCATATTGATCGTATCGATCGTTTCTGCCGTCGTCATATCCTTGTCTGCTTCCTTGCATAAAGCAAAAGGTTAGGGCCGGTTAGATGCTTAGCTGAAACGATGAAACTACCAGTGCCATCGCAGTTCCTTAGCGCGGGCGTGCACGTACACACGTACGTACGTACTTACCACGTTTAACTCTCGATCGCTAGGTTTATTAGCAATCTACCTTTCTCTCCTAGAAGAAGAGAAAAACGACACTAGTACTACACAGTGCGGGACGCACATGAGATTAAGGTCAAATCGTACCTCTCGTTTtaagagataataataataataagagtaGCTGGATATGTGGATAGATACACGTACCTTGCTTTAAGTTAATCACACGTACTGTCCATCATTTCTGCGTAAATAAAAAACGTACTGTCCATTATTAATCCCCAGCTATGAATATATACTTAATTGGTTGCTTGAATAAGTAATCTACGCCCTGTAATTGTCTGTACGAATACATGCACTTACTTGCAAGCAAAATTTAACTAGCCAGACACGTACGCACACATAAAGGCGGGAGAGAGATCTTGAAAACAGAGAGagaaaattagagagagagagatcttggACAGAGAGagaaaattagagagagagagagagatcttggACAGAGAGagaaaattagagagagagagagagagagagagagagagagagagagagagagagagagatgatggtgatgatggaaTGATGAACAGCGCTAACTATATGTGGAGTGTGTGATAAGGGACTAATAATTAGCCCTGGCTGATGCTAAATGCGGCCGCGTCGACAGTGGCATATATGTTGCTGCGTACATCACTGTGGGGCTCCGGACGAGCAAACCGGGGCTTCCTTGCGAGCCTGGATCacctcctccctcccctccctcttctccctctctgcctaGCTAAAGCGACCACCACATCACTCGGAGTTCGTGCTGCGCAAGCATCGTCGAGCCCGATCGATCGCGACACCGGCGGGCCGGTGCACGCGTGCCCTcgtcctccccctcctccgcctcttccgcctccgTTTAATTTCCCCGGCTCCTGCGCGCCTGGGAGTTAATACGTAGAGTACTTACTCCATTGTTGGCTAGCTCTGGATCCGTCCGGCCGCGCCACCGGCCGACGCGCACACGCTGGGAGGGGAGGGTGATGGAGACCGCCGGCCGGACCGATCGAGCTACAGGGTAGACAAGGCTTTGTAGTAGTACTATCGTATCATCACCCCGGCCTTGTTGCTTGCTCCCATACACTTCTTCCTCCTAGCTACATACAATTATTCCCTCCGGTCCGGGGGCTCCGGCAGCGGCAGCGCCAAGCTATATATACTTCCTTCCTGCCCACCAAGCTCCCAACCTCATTCATACATACTCTCTAGCATCACACAAGGCTCAAGCTACAGCAACATAGATATATGCCCTGCCTAATTCCTGCTACCCACATACCTAGCTAGCTTCTTCTCTCTCAGCTCTCTCGATTGAGATCTTGTCAATCTCTTTCTCCTCCGTGTAGCTAGCTAGAGCTAGCTCAATTGGTGCCTGTAGGCAACGACATCCATCGTCAAGATCTCTCATCCATACCCATAGTACACATCGCAAATTCACAATACAAATTGTAGAGAGAGTCCAGCTGAGCTGAGCAGGGGGAGGTTTCAGAGAGAAGATAGTGCACAGATAGAGATAATAAGCAATTCCATGGGGCTGAGGGACATCGAGATGACGCTGCCGCCGGGGTTCCGCTTCTACCCGAGCGATGAGGAGCTGGTGTGCCACTACCTGCACGGCAAGGTGGCCAACCGGCGCCTCTCCGGAGGAGCCGCCGGGACCATGGTGGAGGTCGATCTGCACGTCCACGAGCCATGGGAGCTGCCAGGTCTGTTTCTTACTACTATTAGTTACTCCAGTTAGTTATCTATAGTTACTACTTAGTACTCGATCCATCTCTAGTCCCTCTCAAGTAATCTTATTAGTAATTACTACCTAGCCTACTCGTCGATCGATCTCGATCCAGTACGTTGTTAGTCCCTCTCCAGCAAGCTACATGTCTCTTAATTAATTTAACTTCATTCCATGGAATGATTAACTAAGCACGCTACCGCGTTTTATTGGCTCCAATTGGGGTTTGTCCTCGCTTTTGGTAAGTAGTGCACTAAATTAGTACTATTACTACTCATCAACATGTCATACTGGTTGTATGTGTATACATGCATATATATGAAATTCCTGCAAGTGTTGTGTTGCTTTTAGCACAAGTTTCCTCTTACGATTTTGAGTGGGCTACCACTACAAGCATGAGCTTCCTATAATTAATATGTCAAGTGTGCAGTATACTTTATGTAAAATTCTTTGGATTACTTAACTAATTGGCTTTGCATGCATGGGGCTTTTCATATCAGTAAACAAAATCCAcccggtggtggcttaattttttCAACCAAGAAACTTAATATTCCCCAACTAATGTTCTGAAACTTCGTAGCTCGTACAACTAAATTTTTCAACTTAAAAGGACAAGTGCATACTTTGTTTTGCCCCTCAACTTCTCTTTCTATGTGTAGTTTTACGACATGATGTGATCTAATTATGCACATACGTTTTGCGTATATACTTGGGAAAAAAATCCTAATCAACATCCACTGAAGTTTCTCCTGCTAATTGTGCGTCTGGCTGGCCATGGTGGTATGCAGACGTGGCGAAGCTGAGCACGAACGAGTGGTACTTCTTCAGCTTCCGCGACCGCAAGTACGCGACGGGGCTGCGCACGAACCGCGCCACCAGGTCAGGCTACTGGAAGGCCACCGGCAAGGACCGTGTCATCCGCAGCCCGAGGTCGTCATCATCCCGCTCGGGCCGCACCGCCATCGTCGGCATGCGCAAGACTCTCGTCTTCTACCGCGGCCGTGCCCCTAACGGCAGCAAGACCTGCTGGGTCATGCACGAGTTTCGCATCGAGAACCCTCACTCCCCACCCAAGGTGGGTTTAATTGGCATCTGATCTTGTTTGAGTAAAAAAAAATTTGATTTGAGATGCTAATATGTGTGTTTTCATCTGGATTGTGTCTCTGCAGGAGGACTGGGTGTTGTGCAGAGTTTTCCACAAGAAGAAAGCCGACACGGAGTACACTATGGACGGCGAGCAGGAGATCGGCAGCGGCATGGCTCGCAGCGCTGCTGCCGTGAGTGGATCCTGCCACGATCCGGATCAGTACCACCACTCGCCTCCGGCGGCGCTGTTCCCCTCCCTCGGCGCAGGCGGTCACCCTTACCAGCTCACGTCCTGTGATCATCACCATACCCACGGCGCCGCCGGCGTCTCGCTCACTGACGTGGACCCCTTCGTGGACATGCCACAGCTGCTGAGCTACGACAGCATCCTCGACTTCAACCAGCAACTTCAGGGCGGTGGCGCAGCGGCGGGTTTGAGAGACGGCGCCGGGGATCAGTGTGGCGGGGAGCTGATGGACCTAGGGCTCCAGGTGCAGGAGGAGCACTACAACTACAACAGCTTGATGTAGATGTGAATATATGATATGGATCTGTGGGTGTTGCATGCTGCTATTGCTCGGCCATACACAGTAGTGTGTATTGGCCATCATTATTCGTTTGTGATCTTGTGCAGATTTCGTTATTTGTGCATGTAGTGTAGGGTAGAAGCATAATACATACATACTATTGCAATGGTTATATAATTGATCTCGATTGATTAGGATATGTAAGAGAGTGAGGCTGTTGTGTCATATGTACATATGTACTGTATGGATCATTTCTGTTGTTGGAGAATGGTGTCAAATTGGGGCATTTGATGTTGTTCTTCGTATACCTGTAATGACTAATAATTATCTATACATGTTCAAATTATATCAGCCTGTATTTTGTGAACGAGTTGAGACTTATTTGATGTAGGCCGGGCTATCCATTATATTTTCTGAGTGTCTAACGCTCAATAGGCTTAGGCAGTCTTAAATCAGAGTCCGCGCTGTGAGCATTACGATATTACTCTTCATTTAACAATTTCACATTTTAGAAGAAAGGGTGAATCCCACTGGTTACTCCTCTAAGTTTCAAGTTACAATTTGTGACATTTCTTACCCATTTAGTAGAGTTTCTCCAAAATACCCCATTAATTTAAGCAGGTTTGTTCAATGTTTTATATCTCTAAGGTTTTGCCCCCACTATGTTAGGCGAGGCCTACTGTTAGTACGGCATGGCTATCGATGGCGCACTCATGTGGGGCGCGTCCCGATGCGGTGGATGAGGCATCAAGCAAGCTAATACATCCAAAACAACAACCCCAAGTCGGGCTAAACCACACCCGAGCAAGTTCATTCTCTCCCTGAATGCGAGTTTGCGATTTGGTAGCGCAAACGACGGTGGTGGTGGAGTCTTGGAGTCGAAGCCGCGGCAGCTGGTATTATAGAGGGGTTAGCGCCAGGATTTTTCTGATGCTTGGTAGGGGAGATTGTTGACAACCTAGAAAGAAGGGAATTAAGAAATTGTCTTCCTAGCGTGTCTAATCTTCCTTCGGTTATCATCCATGATCACCTCGATGGTGTGACCTTAGCCTACCCTATGGCCCGCCTCCACTACCCTAACTCCCACGCAATGAAACGAGGACTGGGAGGAGGTGCAAATCGATTCATGGGAGCTTGTCCGACTGCAACTCAGGTGCAGGCACCCCCTACGCCACATCAACAGCGCCTCGCGGGATGTGCCTTCGATCTGGAGGCAAGTCAGCGGCACGTCaaaatgacagtgggacccatgtTATAGAAGAATGCAAAGTTCTTTAAAGGGAGAAAGAATGGAACAAACTTGCATAAATGGCCTATTTTGAAGAAATTACCGGTAAATAGGGTAAAAAGTGTCATAAACGAAAACTTGGGGCTAAAAAGTAGATCCCGGTCTTTTAGAAATTACGTGCAACTTTAGGGTTGAAATTTGACGCGATCAAATCTTGAAATGATTTGCGATCAGAGAGAGCACTGTTGTGCAATAAAGATTGGTATTAATTCATTTACTGTATCGCAGAAAAAGTGTGCTCATTTATTAATAACGTTGTCGTACGAACAAATAACATTAACACCACTCTTTCCACATCAGCTCATGAAGCATGACTTCCCTACATGCATGAACGAGACTAGGTCAGCATTATCAAGCATGACTTCCCTACATCCACGAACGACTAGGTCAACATCCCCTCACAGTACTGTccttaatgcatgcatgcatcatgcgTGGAATTTTCAACGTCCACTACATTCTACCGATCCTATTCATCACCGCTCACTGCGCGTTTGCGAGCTGTAACTAGAGTGTGCACGTACGCTACTCTTACGTGAATGCGGCATAGTTTTCCACGTGAAACAGGCCGAGAATTTTAACTTGGCGTGCGAGACTACTATGTGGACACAGTACATCCAGTAGGTTAGTATCCTGGTTAACGACCCAGTAGGTGTACATGCGTAGTGGCTGATAGCTTAGCTACCAACAATGAGCCACTGGTGCTGCTGCATGCTTACGCATGTGGCCTCCTGCTGGCTCCTGCCTCCTCCAGTCTGTGCCGTGCCGCCGCTGAACCTGCGCGCAGACCCACCACGGATGTAGTAATCACTGGATAAGGGGGGCACACACCGCACAGCCCGGCCCTCCCTTTGATCCCTTTCTCGTCTCTGTCCGGCCGATCGTGTCCTGTTCCCCGGCCTCTCTGCGCCGGCCATGCCGACGCCGGGCATACGTCTTTGGACGGTGGTGCTTGCCACTAGCGGCCACCAAAGGCCTGTGTTGGATCACCGACCGGCGGATTCTTCCGGTAACTTTGAAGGAGAAAGGGAAAAGCTGATCATTGACCGGGGATGCTGGTGCTTGAATGCGCGTGCACTAGCTGGAAGTGGACACTCCTCTGAAGCCATCGCTGTGGGCAATTGATTCCAGCCAGTCGAACGTTCGTGGCTCTCTTCGCGCAGAAAAAGTGAAAATTGAGCTCTCAAAAACAAAAGATCACAGCTCAAGGTCTTTGCACTGTTTGAGCACTGTTTTTTTTTTCCTGTCGAGGGCTCCTCGAATATTACTTGTTCATGGAATTTTGCAACCGCCACAAACATTTGATCATGTTTCATgtcacaaaattttagattttttggaTTTGTTCATACTTTTTTTCAATGTGTTGTTCACCCGATGGCTAATATTGCTGATATCTCTTGTGAAGTACTCTCTCTGTTTATGTATACAAGGTCGCtttgttttttatgtcaaacttTGACTTATAAATATTGTTATCAAAATATGGATTATATGTCATCAAAATATATCATCAGAAAGTTTTTTGAATGTGCATCCAGCGTCATACTTTTTTGTGGCAGATAACTCACTAtttattaggaaaattaatgatcaAAGTTAGACACAAAAATATAAAGTGGCCTTGTATACATAAATAGTGGGAGTAAGATATTGTGAATGATTATGTGGGGCTAGTATGGACTTTGCACTGCCACAAATAAGGAGATAAATTATAGCGTCATTAAAACATAAAGGCCAATAAGGAAAGATATAAAATTCAATTAATGTTATCTTTACTTTCCAATGGTTTGGTCACAACACAATATGCACCACGtgtactaatttatttatttattgacgTTGACACTATATTCTACTAGATCATATTTTTTACACAAATGATGTGACATTTGTAAGAAACATGTATGAATATACCATACGCGATTCCTTTAATACCTAAATATGTTGATTATATATTAATCATACTATAGAGAAAGTATATTTTTAACATTAGAAACACATGGTATAATATTTGAATATTTATGTGGCATGATGATATATCAGATGATTTTTAATCTAAAACCTCGGGATATCCTAAGATTAAAGAAAAAATGTACTTGAAGATGCATTTTGGCATACATTTTACATTGTACTTTTTTGTTGGCTTAAAATCTTAGTGAGTGGCACGAAAGTGGGCTTTTAGTTAGCAAATTTTATTTCGAATGCATGCCATATTTTATTTCAAATGAACATACACAATATAATTGAAAGCCAGAACACTAAATATGTCAATGGCTAGGATTAAATTGCCCTCTTACCTCCCAAGGTAAGAGGTAAGAGGTTTCATCTTAAAACTTCTCATAGAAATTTCAACATGAactcaaatctctctctctctctcatagcaATCCATAATTTGTGAAAATTCAACGATGTGTTTGTTTTCCGACAGTTTATTTATGTGCAAAAAAAagtctagtactccctctgtaaactaatataagagcatttagaacactaaagtagtgatctaaacactattatattagtttacaaagggagtacttTTTTTGGTGTAAGTAATACAATATGGCAAAATATGTGGTTTTTCTTCAAGGCACACTTTCTAAACGCAAATGAAAAAGGGACCTGATTTAACCCAGATGCTTTTGGGATGCTTTCATTAACTAATAATAGCAAGCTCTCTTCCTTATTTAGCTTCCACATTTGGCCAACGAAGAAATTACGGGCCTATTCTTACATTTCCTATTTTCTTCTATCCAAATAGGTTCTAAAATTTATGACTTTTGTTTTATCGGAAAAAAACTATTTCCTGCAATATTACTCACATGCCCTATTTTGACTAGAACGCTTTTGGGATGCCTTTAATAACCAATGAATGGTGGTCTCTCTTCCTTATTTAGCTTCCACATTTGGCCAATGAAGAAATTATGGACCTATTCTTACATTTCCTATTTTCTGCTATCCAAATAGGTTCTAAAATTTATAACCTTCTTTTTACCGGAAAAAATATATTTCCTGCAATATTACTCACATATCTAATcggattatttaaaaaaaatctcatTTGAGACTGTGCAAAATCTAAATGTCATTTATTTCGAAATAGAGGGATTCTAGATTTTTTCAATTTTATTCACACGACAATGACCTCCACTTAGTGGAGATTTTTAAATGTGAAAAGACCAGTTTGTGGGCATACATACTTAATTTGTAATAAATTTCTCTATTTGACATCCTAACTGCACAATAAGTTCAACTATGCTAGGGTTTTGTGTTTACGGAGTATCGGTTTTAAGTTCCCTTGATACCCCATTAGGACACACACCTCCCAGTAAACTTAGTCTAAGTGTGAAAAAGTTATTTTGCTGGTATACTTGACTTTTCTCTTAAATATCTCTTCGGCATACTATAAATACACAAAATTTTCTCTACCTAAATTATTGAATTGCACTAAAGTGGGCTTTTAGGTAGCGAAGTTTTGTTGTTCAAACTGCAGAAACTTAATTTTATTCAAGCATTCAAGCTTTTTTTATTGCAATACTCTAGGACCCAAAATCATTGCCCATTAGTATGTATGTGTTGGAAATTTGCACACCTATATGGTAATACAAAAAACTTTAGTGGAACAAAGTATAATTTAAGCACCACTTGTGTAGTGATTCAATGATCGTTACTCATCACGATAGAAAAAAATATCCATCAACTTATATTTTGTACTAATTGGATAAGAATATATGTTACAACTTGCACGAGCCTCAAGCCAAACATAAGAAACGTGAGATAGGTTCCCAGTACCACTCTTAGTTGTGTCATAGAACATCAACACATAGACAACATACATTAACATGGAACCAAGCTAAATCAGGGTAAAAAAAAGCAACAGGCAAAGCCACCCAAATCGTCTTCCGCTATTATCATATGTTTGAATACAACAAGTTTTAGCACTAGAGTCTCCCATACTACTAGAAACTCACATACATTGAAATTCCATTATCTTTGATAGCACCAATAAGATTTGGGCTGCAAGGAAATAATTTATATCTTCGTTTTATTTTCTTCTCCAATGGACGATGCCCCCGATATTCATCTATTTCTCTTTTTTTACTGGATTGGAGTCTAAACAACTCCCTCTctctgaaagaaatatgccctagaggcaataataaagttagtatttatttccttatatcatgataaatgtttattattcatgctagaattgtattaaccggaaacataatacatgtgtgaatacatagacaaacatagtgtcactagtatgcctctacttgactagctcgttgatcaaagatggttgtgtttcctagccatagacatgagttgtcatttgattaacgggatcacatcattaggagaatgatgtgattgacttgacccattccgttagcttagcacacgatcgtttagtattctgctattgctttcttcatgacttatacctgttcctatcactatgacattatgcaactcccgtttaccagaggaacattttgtgtgctaccaaacgtcacaacgtaaccgggtgattataaaggtgctctacaggtgtctccgaaggtacttgttgggttggcgtatttcgagattaggatttgtcactccgattgtcggagaggtatctctgtgcccactcggtaatgcacatcactataagccttgcaagcattgcaactaatgagttagttgcgggatgatgtattacggaacaagtaaagagacttgccgataacgagattgaactagatattgagataccgacaatcgaatctcgggaaagtaacataccgatgacaaagggaacaacgtatgttgttatgcggtctgaccgataaagatcttcgtagaatatgtgggagccaatatgagcatccaggttccgctattggttattgaccggagacgtgtctcggtcatgtctacatagttctcgaacccgtagggtccgcacgcttaaagttcgatgacggttatattatgagtttatgtgatttgatgtaccaaaggtagttcggagtcccggatgagattggggacatgacgaggagtctcgaaatggtcgagacgtaaagatcgatatattggacgactatattcggacatcggaaaggtttcgagtgattcgggtatttttcggagtaccggagagttacgggaattcgccggggagtatatgggccttattgggctttaggggaaagagagaggagaggctgcgtgcccccccaaggcctagtccgaattggactaggggaggagccggctgcgccccctccttccttctcttctctctcccctttccttgactcctactcctactacttggaaggggggaatcctactcccggtgggagtaggactcctcctagggcgcgccatagagagggccggccctccccctcctccactcctttatatacggggaggggggcaccccttggagacacaacaattgatctcttgatctcttagccgtgtgcggtgcccccctccaccataatccacctcgataatatcgtagcggtgcttaggtgaagccctgcgtcggtagaacatcatcatcgtcaccacgccgtcgtgctgacggaactctccctcaaagctcggctggatcggagttcgagggacgtcatcgagctgaacgtgtgctgaactcggaggtgccgtgcgttcggtacttgatcggtcggatcgtgaagacgtacgactacatcaaccgcgttgtgctaacgcttccgctttcggtctacgagggtacgtggacaacactctcccctctcgttgctatgcatcaccatgatcctgtgtgtgcgtaggaattttttgaaattactacgttccccaacagtggcatccgagcctggttttatccgtagatgttatatgcacgagtagaacacaagtgagttgtgggcgatataagtcatactgcttatcagcatgtcatactttggttcagcggtattgttggatgaagctgcccggaccgacattacgcgtacgcttacgcgagactggttttaccgccgtgctatgcacacaggtgactagcgggtgtcagtttctccaactttagttgaaccgagtgtggctacgcccggtccttgcgaaggttaaaacagcaccaacttgacaaactatcgttgtggttttgatgcgtaggtaagaacggttcttgctcagctcgtagcagccacgtaaaacttgcaacaacaaagtagaggacgtctaacttgtttttgcagggcatgttgtgatgtgatatggtcaagacgtgatgagatataagttgttgtatgagatgatcatgttttgttgaagttatcggcaactggcaaaagccttatggttgtctctttattgcataagatgcaagcgccaaataattgctttactttatcgctatgcgatagcaatagttacaagagcaatagttggcgagacgaccatgtgacgacacattgatatagatcaagatgatggagatcatggtgtcatgccggtgacgatggagatcatgacgatgctttggagatggagatcaaaggcacaagatgatgatggccatatcatgtcacatattatgattgcatgtgatgtttatcttttatacatcttattttgcttagttcggcggtagctttataagatgatctctcactaaatttcaaggtataagtgttctccctgagtatgcaccgttgcgaaagttcttcgtgctgagacaccacgtgatgatcgggtgtgataggctctacgttcaaatacaacgggtgcaaaacagttgcacacgcggaatactcaggttaaacttgacgagcctagcatataacagatatggcctcggaacactgagaccgaaaggtcgagcgtgaatcatatagtagatatgatcaacatagtgatgttcaccattgaaactactccatctcacgtgatgatcggacatggtttagttgaaatggatcacgtgatcacttagaggattagagggatgtctatctaagtgggagttctttaagtaatatgattaattgaactttaatttatcatgaacttagtcctggtagtattagcatatctatgttgtagatcaatagctcgtgtttagctcccctgttttatttttgatatgttcctagagaaaactatgttgaaagatgttagtagcaatgatgcggacttggtccgtgatctgaggattatcctcattgctgcacagaagtattatgtcctcgatgcaccgctaggtgacggacctattgcaggagcagatgcagacgctatgaacgtttggctaagctcaatatgatgactacttgatagtttagtgcaccatgcttaacggcttagaatcgggacttcaaagacgttttgaacgtcatggaccatatgagatgttccaggagttgaagttaatatttcaagcaaatacccgagttgagagatatgaagtctccaacaagttctatagctaaaagatggaggagaatagctcaagcagtgagcatgtgctcagattgtctgggtactacaatcgcttgaatcaagtgggagttaatcttccagataaaatagtgattgacagaattctctagtcaccatcaccaagttagtagaacttcgtgatgaactatagtatgcaagggatgacgaaagtaattcccgagctcttcgcgatgctgaaatcgacgaaggtagaaatcaagaaagagcatcaagtgttgatggttgacaagaccactagtttcaaggaaaagggcaaagggaagaaggggaacttcaagaagaacggcaagcaaagttgctgctcaagtgaagaagcccaagtctggacctaagcctgagactaagtgcttctactgcaaagggactggtcactggaagcggaactgccccaagtatttggcggataagaaggatggcaaagtgaacaaaggtatatttgatatacagattattgatgtgtattttactagtgttcgtagcaacccctcggtatttgatactggttcagttgctaaagagtagtaactcgaaacgggagttgcagaatgaacagagactagt encodes the following:
- the LOC123146063 gene encoding NAC domain-containing protein 76, with protein sequence MGLRDIEMTLPPGFRFYPSDEELVCHYLHGKVANRRLSGGAAGTMVEVDLHVHEPWELPDVAKLSTNEWYFFSFRDRKYATGLRTNRATRSGYWKATGKDRVIRSPRSSSSRSGRTAIVGMRKTLVFYRGRAPNGSKTCWVMHEFRIENPHSPPKEDWVLCRVFHKKKADTEYTMDGEQEIGSGMARSAAAVSGSCHDPDQYHHSPPAALFPSLGAGGHPYQLTSCDHHHTHGAAGVSLTDVDPFVDMPQLLSYDSILDFNQQLQGGGAAAGLRDGAGDQCGGELMDLGLQVQEEHYNYNSLM